A stretch of Deltaproteobacteria bacterium DNA encodes these proteins:
- a CDS encoding penicillin acylase family protein, which produces MNIRKWSAVLGVLFLCCLAGCSALNRYQRDGELGLSGLKEKVNVLRDEKGMAYLYAQNMDDVLFAQGFVSAQDRLFQMELTRLFASGRLSEMAGEETKGLDIRMRTIGFFRNAQRHAPLLDEPTRRNLQRYVDGINACIRENPESIPLEFKLSGIVAQPWRIEDALTIMYYMSWGSSANLGTEIIAQMLVEKLGLEKAREIFPLNINPDNKDRGRQANTGSDQEVTGINLGPDQALLSFLETDSLRIGSNNWVVGPKTSPGGKPVLANDPHLDARILPGPWYPVGLITPEMRFVGAGIPGTPSLVVGRNSHIAVGITNSYGDTQDLYIETLDPKDPGRYLEGALSVPFQWIEETLKIKDKKAPEGFRLETIRIRTTKRGPVVSGILPGLKGHKVITLRWAPFETMGPALGLDKVQEARSVMEVREALKGVNWIGLNFVFADIKGNIGWQTSGKLPIRSQKDGTVPFVVKDGQDNWIGWIPYEKMPQSHNPERGWLGTCNHDTVPKDYPFYYSSHLSPSYRYRRLSELLDGPGVKSADDHWQFQRDTLNLMAREITPVMVKALMAHEDTKPLAAILSKWDFQDDKDLAAPTIFQAVYRKFALMVFSEKLGPELTALMLDNWYFWQERLQDMVIKGTLPWPGDLTMDQTKKAQEDLFHKAAKTVIEELTPSLGVNPENWLWGKVHQLELVSPIRRKGFGKGLLGGGSNPMGGSGETLYRGIYGFNQPFGVTISASMRMVADLADEDKIVAVLPGGITARVFDPHTTDQIKPFMEGEKLYWWFSDKAIRDHARQTLILSPR; this is translated from the coding sequence ATGAATATTAGAAAATGGTCTGCAGTCTTGGGTGTTCTCTTCCTATGTTGTCTTGCCGGCTGTTCGGCCTTGAATCGGTATCAGAGGGATGGAGAGCTCGGCCTCTCAGGCCTCAAAGAAAAGGTGAACGTTCTGCGGGATGAAAAGGGCATGGCTTACCTCTATGCCCAGAACATGGATGACGTCCTCTTTGCCCAGGGATTCGTTAGCGCCCAGGACCGGTTATTCCAAATGGAGCTGACCCGGCTCTTTGCCTCGGGCCGTCTCTCGGAGATGGCCGGCGAAGAAACCAAAGGCCTCGATATCCGGATGCGGACCATCGGCTTTTTCCGCAATGCCCAAAGGCATGCCCCGTTGCTGGACGAACCGACCCGGCGCAACCTGCAACGATACGTGGACGGCATCAACGCCTGTATCCGGGAAAATCCCGAATCCATCCCCTTGGAATTCAAACTCTCCGGTATCGTCGCCCAGCCCTGGCGCATCGAAGATGCCCTGACCATCATGTATTATATGAGCTGGGGTTCATCGGCCAATCTGGGGACCGAGATCATTGCCCAGATGCTGGTCGAAAAGCTCGGACTGGAAAAGGCCCGGGAGATCTTTCCCCTTAATATCAACCCCGACAATAAAGACAGGGGCCGACAGGCCAATACCGGATCAGACCAGGAAGTAACCGGCATTAACCTCGGTCCGGACCAGGCCCTTCTCAGTTTTCTGGAAACGGATTCCCTGCGGATAGGGAGCAACAACTGGGTAGTGGGTCCCAAGACCTCGCCGGGCGGCAAACCGGTCCTGGCCAATGATCCCCATCTGGATGCCCGGATCCTCCCCGGACCATGGTACCCCGTGGGTCTGATCACCCCGGAGATGAGATTTGTCGGTGCCGGAATACCCGGCACCCCTTCTCTGGTGGTCGGCAGGAACAGCCATATCGCCGTGGGTATCACCAACAGTTATGGGGACACCCAGGACCTGTATATCGAAACCCTTGACCCGAAAGACCCCGGCCGATACCTGGAGGGGGCTCTATCGGTTCCATTTCAATGGATTGAAGAGACTCTCAAGATCAAGGACAAGAAGGCCCCCGAAGGGTTTCGCCTGGAAACCATCCGGATCAGGACCACCAAAAGGGGACCGGTGGTCTCCGGCATCCTTCCGGGTTTGAAGGGCCATAAAGTGATCACCCTGCGCTGGGCCCCCTTTGAGACCATGGGGCCCGCCTTGGGCCTGGACAAGGTCCAGGAGGCCCGGTCGGTTATGGAAGTCCGGGAGGCATTGAAAGGGGTAAATTGGATCGGCCTTAATTTTGTCTTTGCCGACATCAAAGGCAACATCGGCTGGCAGACCTCGGGGAAGCTCCCCATCCGTTCCCAGAAGGACGGAACCGTCCCCTTTGTTGTAAAGGACGGTCAGGACAACTGGATCGGCTGGATCCCTTATGAAAAGATGCCCCAGTCCCATAATCCGGAAAGGGGATGGCTGGGGACCTGCAACCATGACACCGTACCCAAGGACTATCCCTTCTATTACTCTTCCCACCTGTCGCCCTCTTACCGCTACCGGCGTCTAAGCGAGCTTCTGGATGGGCCGGGAGTCAAATCCGCAGACGACCACTGGCAATTTCAGCGGGATACCCTGAACCTTATGGCCAGGGAGATCACCCCCGTCATGGTCAAGGCCCTTATGGCCCATGAGGACACCAAACCCCTGGCCGCCATTCTCAGCAAGTGGGATTTCCAGGATGACAAGGATCTGGCAGCTCCGACCATCTTTCAGGCCGTCTACCGCAAATTCGCCCTGATGGTCTTTTCCGAAAAACTGGGCCCGGAATTGACGGCACTGATGCTCGACAACTGGTACTTCTGGCAGGAACGGCTCCAGGATATGGTGATTAAAGGGACCTTACCCTGGCCCGGTGACTTAACAATGGATCAGACGAAGAAAGCCCAGGAGGACCTTTTTCATAAGGCCGCCAAAACCGTAATAGAAGAGTTAACCCCAAGCCTCGGAGTGAATCCCGAGAATTGGCTCTGGGGCAAGGTGCATCAACTGGAATTGGTCAGCCCCATCCGGCGGAAAGGCTTTGGCAAGGGTCTTCTGGGCGGCGGCTCCAACCCGATGGGGGGCTCGGGGGAAACCCTGTACCGGGGCATCTATGGCTTCAACCAACCCTTCGGGGTAACGATTTCGGCCTCTATGCGCATGGTGGCCGATTTGGCCGATGAGGACAAAATCGTCGCGGTCCTGCCCGGCGGGATCACCGCCCGGGTCTTCGACCCTCATACCACAGACCAGATCAAACCCTTTATGGAAGGCGAAAAGCTCTATTGGTGGTTCAGCGATAAGGCCATCAGAGACCATGCCCGGCAAACCCTGATCCTTAGCCCCAGGTAA
- a CDS encoding bifunctional proline dehydrogenase/L-glutamate gamma-semialdehyde dehydrogenase, with protein sequence MAPYPPDHLKTEAVSLAETWQNRANQLLTHEEKIIHEHLKRLLDHPTDRFVMLKMIDQSFRSQDDERVADQVNYIFQQYGVPHFFNTTEKVLMRLFLGIGRHFPHISVPTMVEKMREDSSRSVIPGERKVFLPYLQKRKMENVRVNVNHLGEAVLGEEEALFRLQSYLEALKEPEIEYISVKISTIFSQIQPLAFEYTVDILQDRLAQLYRAAGENLFRRKDGTLVSKFVNLDMEEFRDLELTVKAFQRTLDQEEFQDYSAGLALQAYLPESFEIQQALTHWAKKRQAAGGRPVKIRLVKGANLEMEQVEAAIRNWPLSPYNCKGDVDGNYRRMMEYGFRPENIQAVHLGIASHNLFELAYAHRLAQTYGVTPYFSFEMLEGMADHVRRAIQETGQELVLYAPVATREQFINAIAYLIRRLDENTSEENYLRYAPRLEVHSKEWEFLKKQFLASFSFPDLLRSKSHRNQNRLEEKFSGKQGALFQGAFKNEPDTDWSLPANRKWAETIPGKWKKKKEDPPIEIPLVIGGKEIFQGRDLRPCFDPSQYLDAIQVAAYAQANDSDIDQAVAIARADPDGWRAKPLSERWAVLSQVARELRAARGDLVGAAAANTGKIFTESDPEVSEAIDFAEYYPWSIKDLSERNSIQCRGKGVGLVISPWNFPIAIPCGGITALLSAGNTVLFKPASAAVLVGWVLCQCFWRAGISKKVLQFLPCSGSTTGAKLAAHPDIDGLIFTGSTATGRALLKQRPNLYLAAETGGKNATIVTAMSDRDQAIKDCVQSAFSNSGQKCSATSLLILEKEVFEDPKFKIRLVDAVRSLSVGSAWEFQNRMGPLIQPPEADLINALTRLEPGESWALKPENVPGNPHLWTPGIKWGVQPGSYTHLTEFFGPLLGVMAAENLDQAIDLVNQTGYGLTSGLESIDPREQELWKEKIKAGTLYINRETTGARVLRQPFGGWGKSGLGSGIKVGGPSYVVQFMDFEETGPPSTGALEKDHTLLRLMLEWEQKLDWGQLLEWEPDLRQTIRAVRSYLFQAENEFFKKKDYFHLRGQDNLLRYIPAGRVLVRIHPMDSLFEILARIAGARIAACPFILSAPPDLNTPAMDFLSGPEGRKFSGPVPIDRHTDADLVRMIPHISRIRYASPNRVPPEVFQAPAQVGFFIARSKIMAEGRIELLWYFREQSVCDNYHRYGNLGERAVL encoded by the coding sequence ATGGCCCCCTACCCCCCTGATCATCTGAAAACCGAGGCCGTCTCTTTAGCCGAAACCTGGCAAAATCGGGCCAATCAGCTTTTGACTCATGAAGAAAAAATTATTCATGAGCACTTAAAAAGACTCTTGGACCATCCCACTGACCGCTTTGTCATGCTGAAGATGATCGACCAGAGCTTTCGCTCTCAGGATGACGAGCGGGTGGCCGATCAGGTCAATTATATATTCCAGCAATACGGGGTCCCGCATTTCTTCAATACCACCGAGAAAGTACTCATGCGGCTATTCTTAGGGATCGGCCGGCATTTTCCCCATATTTCCGTGCCCACCATGGTGGAGAAGATGCGCGAAGACAGTTCCCGATCGGTCATTCCCGGTGAGAGGAAGGTTTTTCTTCCCTATCTGCAGAAAAGAAAAATGGAAAATGTGCGGGTGAATGTCAATCATCTGGGAGAGGCCGTTCTCGGAGAAGAAGAAGCCCTCTTTCGTCTCCAATCCTATCTGGAGGCCTTGAAGGAACCGGAAATCGAATATATCTCGGTCAAGATCTCAACCATTTTTTCCCAAATCCAACCTTTGGCCTTTGAATATACCGTCGACATCCTCCAGGACCGCCTTGCCCAATTATACCGGGCGGCCGGGGAAAACCTTTTCAGACGAAAAGACGGCACCCTGGTCTCCAAGTTCGTCAATCTGGACATGGAAGAATTCCGGGATCTGGAACTGACGGTGAAAGCCTTTCAAAGAACCCTGGACCAGGAAGAATTTCAGGACTATTCCGCCGGTCTGGCCTTGCAGGCCTATCTTCCGGAATCTTTTGAAATCCAGCAGGCCTTAACGCACTGGGCCAAAAAAAGGCAGGCCGCCGGAGGGAGGCCGGTCAAAATCCGCCTGGTCAAAGGGGCCAACCTGGAGATGGAACAGGTCGAGGCCGCCATCCGCAACTGGCCCTTGTCGCCCTACAACTGCAAAGGCGACGTGGATGGCAATTACCGGCGTATGATGGAGTATGGCTTCAGACCGGAGAACATTCAAGCCGTTCATCTCGGCATTGCCTCCCACAATCTCTTTGAACTGGCCTATGCCCACCGTCTGGCCCAAACCTACGGGGTTACCCCTTATTTCTCCTTTGAAATGCTGGAAGGGATGGCCGATCACGTCCGGCGGGCCATTCAGGAAACCGGACAGGAACTCGTTCTTTATGCGCCGGTGGCCACCAGAGAACAATTTATCAACGCCATCGCCTACCTGATCCGGCGGCTGGATGAAAACACCTCTGAGGAAAATTATCTGCGCTATGCACCCCGGCTGGAAGTCCATTCCAAAGAATGGGAATTTCTGAAAAAACAATTCCTGGCCTCTTTTTCTTTTCCCGACCTGCTCCGGAGTAAATCCCACCGCAATCAAAACCGGTTGGAGGAAAAATTTTCAGGGAAGCAGGGGGCCCTTTTTCAAGGGGCATTTAAAAATGAGCCGGATACCGACTGGTCCCTGCCGGCCAACCGAAAATGGGCCGAAACGATCCCTGGGAAATGGAAAAAGAAAAAAGAAGATCCGCCCATCGAAATTCCCCTGGTGATCGGGGGAAAGGAAATTTTCCAGGGCAGGGACCTGCGGCCCTGTTTCGATCCCTCTCAATATCTTGACGCCATCCAGGTGGCTGCTTATGCGCAAGCCAACGATTCGGACATCGATCAGGCCGTGGCCATAGCCAGGGCCGATCCGGATGGCTGGAGGGCCAAACCCCTTTCAGAACGGTGGGCCGTGCTTTCGCAGGTGGCCCGGGAACTGCGCGCCGCCAGGGGGGACCTGGTCGGTGCGGCTGCGGCCAACACGGGAAAAATATTCACCGAATCCGATCCGGAAGTTTCCGAGGCCATCGATTTCGCCGAATACTATCCCTGGTCGATAAAGGATCTCTCCGAGAGGAACTCTATCCAATGCCGGGGAAAAGGGGTGGGTCTGGTCATTTCACCCTGGAACTTCCCCATTGCCATCCCCTGCGGGGGGATTACGGCCTTACTTTCCGCCGGCAATACGGTCCTCTTCAAACCGGCCTCGGCCGCCGTCCTGGTGGGCTGGGTCCTTTGCCAATGTTTCTGGAGGGCCGGTATTTCCAAAAAAGTCTTACAGTTTTTACCCTGCTCCGGGTCGACGACCGGAGCAAAACTGGCCGCTCATCCGGATATCGATGGCCTGATTTTCACCGGCAGCACCGCCACCGGCCGGGCTTTGTTAAAACAACGCCCAAATCTCTATCTGGCGGCTGAGACCGGCGGCAAGAATGCCACCATTGTGACGGCCATGTCGGACCGGGACCAGGCCATCAAGGATTGCGTACAATCGGCCTTCAGCAACAGCGGCCAGAAATGTTCGGCCACTTCCCTGCTTATCCTGGAAAAAGAAGTCTTTGAAGACCCCAAATTCAAAATAAGGCTGGTCGATGCCGTCAGGAGCCTGTCTGTGGGATCGGCCTGGGAATTTCAAAACCGGATGGGGCCTTTGATTCAACCGCCGGAAGCGGATCTGATCAATGCTTTGACCCGGCTCGAACCCGGGGAATCCTGGGCCTTGAAGCCGGAAAATGTCCCCGGAAACCCCCACTTGTGGACACCAGGCATCAAATGGGGCGTCCAGCCGGGCAGCTATACGCACCTGACCGAATTCTTCGGCCCCCTTTTGGGCGTGATGGCCGCAGAAAACCTGGATCAGGCCATTGATCTGGTCAATCAAACCGGCTATGGGCTCACCTCCGGTCTGGAAAGTATCGACCCCCGGGAGCAGGAACTTTGGAAAGAGAAGATTAAAGCCGGGACTCTCTATATCAACCGGGAGACCACCGGGGCCAGGGTCTTGCGCCAGCCCTTCGGAGGCTGGGGCAAGTCCGGCCTGGGATCGGGCATCAAAGTCGGTGGACCCAGTTATGTAGTCCAGTTTATGGACTTTGAGGAAACCGGTCCTCCTTCAACGGGCGCCCTTGAAAAGGATCATACCCTTTTAAGGCTTATGCTGGAATGGGAACAAAAGCTGGATTGGGGACAACTGCTTGAATGGGAACCCGATCTCAGGCAAACCATCCGGGCCGTGAGAAGCTATCTGTTTCAGGCGGAAAACGAGTTTTTTAAGAAAAAAGATTATTTTCATCTTCGGGGCCAGGATAACCTGCTCCGTTATATCCCGGCCGGAAGGGTTCTGGTCCGGATCCATCCCATGGACTCCCTTTTTGAGATCCTGGCCAGGATCGCCGGGGCCAGAATCGCTGCATGCCCCTTTATTTTAAGCGCCCCTCCGGATCTGAATACCCCGGCCATGGATTTTCTTTCCGGTCCGGAAGGCCGGAAATTCAGCGGCCCTGTCCCCATTGACCGGCACACGGATGCAGACCTGGTCCGGATGATCCCCCATATCTCCCGTATCCGTTATGCCTCACCAAACCGGGTGCCCCCGGAAGTTTTTCAGGCCCCAGCCCAAGTCGGTTTTTTTATCGCCCGCTCCAAGATCATGGCGGAAGGCCGTATTGAGCTGTTGTGGTATTTTCGGGAACAGTCGGTCTGTGACAACTATCATCGCTATGGGAATCTGGGAGAGCGGGCGGTTCTTTAA
- a CDS encoding GTPase: MIEKVIIMGAAGRDFHNFNVYFRDNPRYRVVAFTAAQIPSIEGRLYPPELSGKSYPQGIPVYPESHLVRLIREHRVDLVAFSYSDVPHVEVMHKASIAMAEGADFILIGATYTMLRSNKPVVAVCAVRTGAGKSQTTRKVCEILHRFNRKVVVVRHPMPYGDLSVQIVQRFAAYEDFERHHCTLEEREEYEPLVDLGIVVYAGVDYGLILKAAQQEAEVIVWDGGNNDTPFYFPDVHLVLFDPHRPGHESLYYPGETNMLMADIAIINKVDTAPFAHVEQIRENIQRHAPKAEIVLAQSPVLVSHPELIQGKRVLVVEDGPTLTHGEMSFGAGFIAATEFQAAEIVDPRPFAAGTIKQVFQTYPHIGPILPSMGYSQEQIKDLEMTINSVDCDLVLFATPIQLTKVLSINKPTLRVRYEYRDYGTPLLEECLIRRLQALDASKRPSG; this comes from the coding sequence ATGATCGAAAAAGTCATTATTATGGGAGCGGCCGGCCGGGACTTTCATAATTTCAACGTTTATTTCAGAGACAATCCCCGTTACCGGGTGGTGGCCTTTACGGCCGCCCAGATCCCCTCTATCGAGGGACGGCTTTATCCGCCGGAACTTTCGGGAAAGTCTTATCCCCAAGGGATCCCCGTTTATCCTGAAAGTCACCTGGTCCGGCTTATTCGGGAACACCGGGTGGATCTGGTGGCCTTTTCCTATAGCGACGTCCCCCATGTGGAGGTGATGCATAAGGCTTCCATTGCCATGGCCGAAGGGGCCGACTTTATTCTGATCGGGGCGACTTATACCATGCTCCGGTCCAATAAGCCTGTGGTAGCCGTCTGTGCTGTTCGGACCGGAGCGGGGAAATCCCAAACCACCCGTAAAGTCTGCGAAATACTCCACCGGTTTAACCGTAAGGTGGTGGTGGTCCGTCATCCCATGCCTTATGGCGACCTGAGTGTCCAGATCGTTCAACGGTTTGCCGCCTATGAAGATTTCGAAAGGCATCATTGCACCCTGGAAGAACGGGAAGAATATGAACCCCTGGTGGACCTGGGCATCGTGGTCTATGCCGGGGTGGACTATGGGCTGATCCTTAAGGCGGCCCAACAGGAGGCCGAGGTCATCGTCTGGGACGGAGGAAATAACGACACCCCTTTTTATTTTCCCGATGTGCACCTGGTCCTTTTCGATCCCCACCGGCCGGGGCATGAATCCCTCTATTACCCGGGTGAGACCAATATGCTCATGGCCGATATAGCCATCATCAACAAGGTGGATACGGCCCCCTTTGCCCATGTGGAGCAGATTCGGGAAAATATCCAACGCCATGCCCCCAAGGCCGAAATTGTCCTGGCCCAATCGCCTGTTCTGGTCAGCCATCCCGAGTTGATCCAGGGGAAAAGGGTCCTGGTGGTGGAAGACGGCCCGACCTTGACCCACGGAGAAATGTCCTTCGGGGCCGGCTTTATCGCTGCTACGGAGTTTCAAGCCGCGGAAATCGTCGATCCCCGGCCCTTTGCCGCCGGGACCATAAAACAGGTCTTTCAAACCTATCCGCATATAGGACCCATACTCCCATCCATGGGTTACAGCCAGGAACAGATTAAGGATCTGGAAATGACTATCAACAGCGTCGATTGCGACCTGGTCCTTTTCGCCACGCCCATCCAGTTGACCAAGGTCTTATCGATCAACAAACCCACCCTTCGGGTCCGTTACGAATACCGGGATTATGGAACGCCGCTTTTGGAGGAATGCCTGATAAGGCGGCTCCAGGCCCTGGATGCATCCAAAAGGCCTTCCGGGTAA
- a CDS encoding carbamate kinase: protein MGTQKRKEVLLVALGGNALIQKGQEGSIEEQFQTLKIPIRQIARLSESYRIIITHGNGPQVGHLLLQQESCRSFPPLPLEILVAQTQGQIGYMIESTLDSQLMELGLDQQKYIVSLLSYVVVQENDPAFLKPSKPIGPAFSKEKALTLPYPTRNTPKGYRRVVASPQPVTIVEKREIKKLIEMGFIVICCGGGGIPVIREGRTFCGVDAVIDKDLASAVLAQEVGVDLFLMATDVPGAALGYGSPDQDFLRRLTLAEARSYLNEGHFPAGSMGPKVEAAIKFMAQGGRRAVITSIEQIEEAVAGKAGTEFVR from the coding sequence ATGGGAACCCAAAAAAGAAAAGAAGTCCTCCTGGTGGCCCTTGGAGGGAACGCCCTCATCCAAAAAGGCCAGGAAGGGTCTATCGAAGAACAATTTCAGACCCTGAAAATCCCGATCCGTCAGATCGCCCGTCTTTCAGAGTCCTATCGAATCATCATCACCCATGGAAACGGGCCGCAAGTAGGCCATTTGCTTTTACAGCAGGAATCCTGCCGGTCCTTCCCTCCTTTGCCTCTGGAAATCCTGGTGGCCCAAACCCAGGGCCAGATCGGTTATATGATCGAATCCACCCTGGACAGCCAGTTGATGGAACTGGGTCTGGACCAACAGAAATACATCGTCAGTCTCCTCAGTTATGTCGTGGTCCAGGAAAATGACCCGGCCTTTCTAAAGCCCTCCAAACCCATCGGACCGGCCTTTTCGAAGGAAAAGGCTCTCACCCTGCCCTATCCTACTCGAAACACCCCCAAAGGATACCGGCGGGTGGTGGCCTCCCCGCAGCCGGTTACCATCGTGGAAAAACGGGAGATAAAAAAACTCATCGAGATGGGTTTTATCGTCATCTGCTGCGGAGGGGGAGGTATTCCGGTAATCCGGGAGGGAAGGACCTTTTGCGGGGTGGATGCCGTGATCGACAAGGACCTGGCCAGCGCCGTTCTGGCTCAGGAGGTCGGGGTGGACCTTTTTCTGATGGCCACCGATGTACCGGGTGCGGCCCTTGGTTATGGAAGTCCGGATCAGGATTTCCTGCGCCGTCTGACCCTGGCCGAAGCCCGTAGTTATCTCAACGAAGGCCATTTTCCTGCAGGCTCCATGGGCCCCAAGGTGGAAGCGGCTATAAAATTTATGGCCCAGGGGGGCCGTAGGGCCGTGATCACCTCCATCGAGCAGATAGAAGAGGCCGTTGCCGGAAAGGCCGGCACGGAATTCGTCCGGTAA